A stretch of DNA from Phaenicophaeus curvirostris isolate KB17595 unplaced genomic scaffold, BPBGC_Pcur_1.0 scaffold_153, whole genome shotgun sequence:
gggcaggagggggggctCAGAcgccgctatggggcaggagggggggctCAGAcgccgctatggggcaggagggggggctCAGAcgccgctatggggcaggagggggggctCGGAggctgctatggggcaggaatGGGATCCTGGGGGCCACTATGAGGCTCCAGAggctgctatggggcaggaagGGGGGCCCAGAGGTCACTATGGGGCAGGAATGGGGCCCCAGAGGTCACTATGGGGCTCCAGaggccgctatggggcaggaatGGGGGCTCGGaggccgctatggggcaggaatggggtcctgggggctgctgtggggatgtgtggggctggggggggggctgtgtggggctgagccgtgtccctgtggggctgggacgtGTGGGGCAGAGTCCAAGGGCGTGGGGCCGCGCCCTGGGGTTAGAGTCCGCTGTGGGGCAGGTTGGGGGGCGGGGACCCAAGGGGGAGCccttgtggggctgagggggggggtggggagggggtttcaggcactgggggggggggggggggccgcgccgttttgtttcccttttaaGGGGTGAGGCGCCTcccgcccctccccccccccggggtcacgtggggtggggggaggggaacCCACAGCCTCCGCTCCCCCCCCGCCatttctatggggcaggggggggctgtggggcagaggacGAGCCGGGGGGCCGCAGAGCccgtcccagtgccccccagtatcccccagtgacccccagtgacccccatacccatcccagtgccccccagtgcctcccagtcccctcccagtgccccccagcgcctccagtcccctcccagtgccccccagtgccccccagtatcaCCACaccctgtcccagtgccccccagtccctcccagtgcccccagttcacTCCCAGACCCTCCCAGTCTGTTCCaattccctcccagtcccctccagtccctcccagtgccccccagtataACTCCAGTCActcccagtctgtcccagttccctcccagtccctcccattttcctccagtcccctcccagtgcctcccagcccctcctagcccatcccagtcccccccagtcccctcccagtccctcccacttcctcccagtccctcccagtgccccccagactcctcccagtgccccccagtcccctcccagtccctcccagtccctcccagtcccctcccagtccctcccagtcgcTCCGCGATGGCGCTGCCCGCGTTGGAAGGtgccggggaggggggcggggggagggtctggattttggggggggggtgggggggggtgggaggggaaaggggggggggaggggaaccCCGAGCTGATcccgcccctccccccccctccagggaccctccgGGAGCCGCTGGGGTGAgtgggggaggggcgggggtgggggaggggctatggggtgggggaggggtctgagggagggggtgggggaggggctatggggtgggggaggggttgtggggtgggggaggggtctgagggagggggtgggggaggggtctgagggagggggtgggggaggggctatggggtgggggagggggttgtgggggtgggggaggggtttgagggggctatggggttgggggaggggtctgaggggtgggggaggggtctgaggggtgggggaggggctctgggggtggggaaggggggtgtctgaggggtccctgcccccccagccccccccacccGCTGTGGGTCGCGCGCGAGGCCTTCGCTCACCGGCCCCACAACTACCTGCGCGGCTGCAAGTGGTGAGACCCacggctgtggggcaggagggggggggggctcagacaccgctgtggggcaggagggggggctCAGAggctgctatggggcaggagggggggctCGGAGgttgctatggggcaggaatggggtcctgggggccgctatggggcaggagcgGGGCTCAGaggccgctatggggcaggaatggggctccagaggctgctatggggcaggaatGGGACCCTGGgggccgctatggggcaggagggggggctCGGaggccgctatggggcaggaatGGGGTTCCGGAGGTCTTTGTCCCCTATGGGGCAGGGttaggggtcccggggggcgctatggggcggGAACCGGGGTTCCCGTCCCCCCCCTAACGCTGCCCCCCCAGGGCGCCCGATGGCTCCTGCGTCCTGACCTGCAGCGACGACAACGTCCTGCGCCTCTTCGACCTCCCCACGGCGGCCGAGCCCCGCGAGCTGGTcaggggcacttggggggcgccgtggggcacttggggggtgctatggggctctatggggcctttcgggggctctatggggcacttggggggcgctatggggcctTTGAGGGGCACTATGAGGTCCTTGGGGGGTGCTatgggggcgctatggggcacttggggggcgctatggggcacttgggggggcgctatggggctctatggggcctttcgggggcgctatggggcacttggggggcgcCGTGGGGCACTTGGGGGcgctatggggtgctatggggcctttgggggcgctatggggctcttgggggcgctatggggctctatggggcacttgggggcgctatggggcactTAGGGGGTGCTATGGTGCAGTTGCAGGGTGCTATGGGCCTTTgaggggcgctatggggcacttacggggcgctatggggcagttggggggcactatggggcacttgggggggGCTATGAGGtgctatggggcgctatggggcacttggggggcgctgtggggctctatggggcacttggggggcgctatggggctctatggggcacttggggggtgctatggggcacttggggggcgcTATGGGCAGTTGGGGGgtgctatggggctctatggggcctttggggggcgctatggggcacttggggggcccaatggggcacttggggggcgctatggggcacttgggggtcactcgggggtcgctgtggggcaggTTCCGTCCCTGGTGGTGCCCGAGGGCGACACCAGGCACCACCAGCGACGGACACCTGTTCCCCACATGGACTCGAACCAGCCCGACACCTGCCTGtgagctactgggagggactgggagggactgggagggactgggaggggactgggaggggactgggggggactgggagggactgggagggactggggggggactgggaggggactgggggggactgggggggactgggggggactgggaggggactggagggactgggggggactggggggactgggaggggactgggggggactgggggggactgggggggactgggaggggactgggaggcactgggagggactgggaggggactggtctatactggtctgtactggacCGTACTGATCTATACTGTTCCATACTGGTTTGTATTGCTCTGTACTGGTTTACGCTGATTtgtactggtccatactggtttgtactggtccatactggtccatactggtttgtactggtccatactggtttgtactggtcaGGGTGGCCGCCAGCAGCCGGGACACCCCAGTGCACGTCTGGGACGCCTTCGACGGGCGCCTGCGCGGCTCCTTCTGCGCCTACAGCCacctggtgggtttgggggggcccccagtttgggggggtcctaggggggaactgggggggggggggcacccagtTTGGGGGTGGctggggggggtttgggggggttataAGGGGTTATTGGGGGGGACCCtcagttttggggtccaggGAGGGTTGTTTCTAGGGGGGTctctcagttttggggttcagggggtgtCCTGGGGGCTTGGGAAGCACCtgggggggttgtttttttgggggggccctaattttgggggtccaggggggtttggggtgtttcTAGGGGGGCAGCTCtcattttgggggttcagggaggggtttggggtgtttcTCGGGGGGCGTCTCTCATTTTCGGGGTTCAgggaggggtctggggtgtTTCTCGGGGGGCGTCTctcatttttggggtttggggaggggtttggggtgtttcTCGGGGGGCATCTCTCATTTTGGGGGCTCggggaggggtctggggtgtTTCTCGGGGGGCGTCTCtcattttgggggttcagggaggggtctggggtgtTTCTCGGGGGGCATCTCtcattttgggggttcagggaggggtctggggtgtTTCTCGGGGGGCGTCTCTCATTTTTGGGGCTTGGGGAGGGGTCTGGGGCGTTTCTCGGGGGGCGTCtctgatttttggggtcccccaggaGCAGCCGGTGCCGGTGCTGTCGCTGCTGTTCTCGGGGGACGGTTCCCGGCTCTGGGGGGGCTGCGACGGCGCCGTCCGCGTCTTCCCCACCGAGAGGCCCGGCAGGAACAGCGGCTGGGAGAGGCGCCTCTGCGGTCAGCGAGGGGTTAACCCGGGGGGAGGGGCTAAATGGAAGGGGAGGGGCtaaaggggggaggggggaggggctAAAGTGAGAGGGAGGGGCtaaaaggggaaggggaggggctaaaagaggaggggaggggctAAAGGGGAGAGTGAGGGGCTAGAGGGGGTCTATGGGTCAagggggtctctctatgggtcaggggggtctctctatgggtctctatgggtctggggggtcttTCTATGGGTCGggggggtctctctatgggtcgggggggtctctatggggtctctatgggtcggggggtctctctatgggtcggggggtctctctatgggtcaggggggtctctatgggtcaggggggtctctatgggtctggggtctctctgtggGTCAGGGGTGTCTCTCTATGGGTGAGGGGgctctctatggggcaggggggtcttTCTATGGGTCAggggggtctctctatgggtctctatggggcaggggggtctctctatgggttggggggtctctatggggtctctctatgggtcagGGGGGTCTCTCGATGGGTTgaggggtctctatggggtctctatgggtcaggggggtctctatgggtcaggggggtctctatggggtctctatgggtcaggggggtctctatgggtcaggggggtctctatggggtctctatgggtcgggggggtctctctatgggtcaggggggtctctctatgggtcggggggtctctatggggtctctatgggtcaggggggtctctatgggtcaggggggtctctatggggtctctatgggtcgggggggtctctctatgggtcagGGGGGTCTCTCGATGGGTCgaggggtctctatggggtctctatgggtcaggggggtctctgtgggtcagGGGAGTCTCTCTATGGGTCAGGGGTGTCTCTATGGGGTATTTGGGGTCAGGGTCTCTCTCTCTGACCCCCGTGACCCCCAGGGCGCGGCGGGGGGGGCCAGCGGGGCCGCATCGGGTGCCTGGCGGCCTCAGAGTCCCTGCTGGCGTGCGGCTCGTGGGGTCGGAGCGTGGGGCTGTACCCGctggggggcggcggggacgACGGGGGGGGGCCCGTCGCCCTCTGGGAGAAGCTGCCGGCCGCCCCCACCCACCTGCGCTTCGGCCCCGAGGGGCAGCGGCTCTTCGCGGGGGGCAGGAAGGTGAGGGGTTAACGGGGAGGGAGGGGTTAACGGGGAGGGAGGGGTCAATGCGAATGGGGGTCACGGGGTGGAAGGGGTTAACGGGGAGGAAGGGGTTCATGGGGGTGATGGAGAGGGAAGGGTTAATGGGaatgggggtgatggggaggaaggggttaaTGGAGGGtctatggggcgggggggtctctctatggggcaggggtctctatggggcaggggtgtctctatggggtctctctatgggctggggggtctctctatgggtcaggggggtctctatgggtcaggGGGGtctctctgtggggcaggggggtctctatggggctggggggtctctctatgggtcaggggggtctctatggggtctctctatggggctgggggtctctatggggcaggggggtctctatgggccaaaggggtctctctatggggctggggtctctctctatggggcaggggggtctctctatggggcagggggggtctctatggggctggggggtctctctatggggctggggtctctctctatgggtcaggggggtctctatggggtctctctatggggctggggggtctctctatggggcaggggggtctctatgggccaaaggggtctctctatggggctggggtctctctctatggggcaggggggtctctctatggggcagggggggtctctatggggctggggggtctctctatggggctggggtctctctctatgggtcaggggggtctctatggggtctctctatggggctggggggtctctCTATCGGTCAGGGGGTCTCTCTATGTGTcaggggggtctctatggggcggGGGGTGTTATTGGggtcccccctgcccccccaggaCCGTCACATCCTCTGCTGGGACCTTCGCCGCCCCGACCCCCCCCTCATGGCCCTCGAGCGCCTCGTGGCCACCAACCAGCGCGTCACCTTCGACCTCGACCTgtgagaccccaaaacaccctttttccaccccaaaaatcccttttttcccccccaatcccccttttcccccccaaacccccattttttCCCACCCGAACCACCTTTCTTCTCCCCAAAACCACTTTTTTCCCACCAAATCCTGAGTTTTTCCCCCTCAAGCCGccattttcccccctcaaaccccctttTC
This window harbors:
- the WRAP53 gene encoding telomerase Cajal body protein 1, yielding MALPALEGTLREPLGPPHPLWVAREAFAHRPHNYLRGCKWAPDGSCVLTCSDDNVLRLFDLPTAAEPRELVPSLVVPEGDTRHHQRRTPVPHMDSNQPDTCLVAASSRDTPVHVWDAFDGRLRGSFCAYSHLEQPVPVLSLLFSGDGSRLWGGCDGAVRVFPTERPGRNSGWERRLCGRGGGGQRGRIGCLAASESLLACGSWGRSVGLYPLGGGGDDGGGPVALWEKLPAAPTHLRFGPEGQRLFAGGRKDRHILCWDLRRPDPPLMALERLVATNQRVTFDLDLSGRFLVSGDSDGFLTVWDTWGPLEPPSPGQPPLLPPRLRFRALRDCINGTSLHPALPLVASASGQRLVAPPWDSDEDPEDEGPPPGGDNRLQLWWWGPPGDTPGDIGSGDGDCHLPGDISTEDTDCHLLGDTGTGDGDCHLLGDTSTKNMDCHLPGDTGNGDGDCHLPGDTGTENMDCHLPGDTGTGDGDCHLLGDTRTKNMDCHLPGDTRTKNMDCHLPGDTRTENMDCHLPGDTGTGDGDCHLPGDTGSGDTN